Genomic window (Microbacterium oxydans):
TGATCTCGGTGTCGCCGACGAGGACGGTCCGGTCGTCGGGGTCGAGCCCCAGACGCACCGGGAAGTCGGATGCAGCGGCGAGGACGGCGTCGGCGTCGTCCGTGTCGGTGCCGCGGTCGAGCACGTGCCACGCGAGAGCGCGGTACGCGGATCCGGTGTCGAGGTAGCCGAAGCCGAGCTTGCGGGCGACGGCCTTCGAGACGCTGGACTTGCCGGAACCGGCAGGCCCGTCGATCGCGATGAACTTCGTGGCGTCGGCGACGTGCTCCGGCGCCGTGGAGGAGGTCGAGGTGTCAGTCATTGGTGTTCCCTGCAATCCGCCAGCCGCGTTCCTGAAGTCCGGTGATCGCACCGTGCAGCGCGGCCGGGTCGACGCTGATCTCCGCCAGACCGAACTGCGCCCCCGGAGAGTGCTCGAGACGGAGGTCTTCGACGTTGACGCCGAGTTCGCCGAGCTCGCCGAACAGACGACCCAGCTGGCCCGCCGTGTCGTCGACCATGACGATGAGCGACTCGAAGCGACGGTTCTGCCCGTGCTTGCCCGGCAGGCGTTCGACGCCGTCGTTGCCCTGGCGGATGGTCTCGGCGACGATGCGCCGGGCTCCGGGCGCCGCCGGCTCGCGCAGCGCGTCGGAGATCTCTCCGAGGTCGGAGGCGAGGGCGTCGAGGATCTCGACGACGGGTCCCGCGTTCGCACCGAGGATCTGCACCCAGAGCTCGGGCGCGGATGCGGCGATGCGCGTCGTGTCGCGGACGCCCTGCCCGGCGAGGCGGAGAGCCCCTTCTTCGGCCCCTGCGAGGCGACCGGCGAGCAGGCTCGCGACCACCTGGGGCACGTGCGAGGTGAGGGCGACGGAGCGATCGTGCTCCTCCGGCGTCATCTCGAGCGGCATCGCGCCCACGTCCAGGGCGAGCGCTTCGACGAGCGCCAGGTCGGAGGCCTTGGTGTCCTCATCGCGGCACACGACCCACGGGCGTCCGATGAACAGATCGGCGCGGGCGGAGATCGCGCCGCCGCGCTCGCGTCCGGCGAGCGGGTGCGAGCCGATGTAGCGGGTGAGGTCGACACCGCGCGACTTCAGGGTGCGGAACGGGTCGAGCTTCACGCTGGCGACGTCGGTGACGACGGCTTCCGGGAACCGCTCGAGCTCGGCCTGGATCACGTCGGCGGTGACATCCGGCGGCACGGCCACGACGATCAGCGACGGAGCATCGTCCTCCGCGGCGAGACGTCCCGCGCCGTAGTCGACGGCGAGGCGCAACTGTGCGGGCGAGGCGTCGGTGAGCACCACGTCGACGCCCTTCGAGCGGAGCGCGTGGCCGACGCTCGCGCCGAGGAGTCCGGCGCCGACGATGCGGACGGTGCCGGAGAGGCGCGGCGCGACGGTGCCCGCTCTCCGCGCCGTGGGCGCACTCGTCGTATCGGTCATTCGCTCTCCTGCTCGCCTGGCGCCTCGGCGACACCGGAATCACGGCGCGACAGGGTCAAAAGCGCGCCGAGTTCGATTTTACTCAGTTCCCGCGTCTTCCCGGCCGGGAGGGTTCCCAGGTGGAGCGGGCCGAACTGCCGACGGACCAGTTCCGTGACCGGATGTCCGACCGCGGCGAGCATCCGGCGCACGATCCGATTGCGTCCGGAGTGCAGCGTCAGCTCGACCAGGCTCTCCTCGCGGGAGGTGTCCAGCAGCCTCGCCTTGTCGGCGGCGATCGGCCCGTCCTCGAGCTCGATGCCCTTCGTCAGCTTCGAGATCGTCTGCGGGAGGACCGTGCCCTCGACCTTCGCGATGTACACCTTGGTCACACCGAACGAGGGGTGGGCGAGCACGTGCGCGAGGGCGCCGTCGTTCGTGAGGATCAGCAGCCCGCTCGTCTCGGCGTCGAGGCGGCCGACGTTGTAGAGGCGCTCCTCGTACTTCTCGGTGAAGCGACGCAGGTCGGGGCGGCCGTTCTCGTCCTTCATGCTGCTGACGACGCCGGTGGGCTTGTTGAGCATGACGTAGCGCTTGGAGACGTCGAGCTGGATCGCGGTGCCGTCCACGTCCACGAGGTCGTGCTCGGGGTCGATCCGTCGCCCCTGCTCGGAGACGACGATGCCGTTGACGCGGATGCGTCCCTCGGCGATGTACTGCTCCACCACGCGGCGGGAGGCCACGCCGGCGGCGGCGAGCACCTTCTGCAGGCGCACGCCCTCCGGTGCGCCCTCGGAGTCTGCGGAGGCGTCGAAGCCCGTCATCGGATGGTCCCTTCGTCGAAGCCGTCTGCACCGTCATCGAGCAGCGGGGAGATCGGGGGCAGCTCGTCGAGCGAGTTGATGCCCAGGTGCTGCAGGAGTGCGTCGGTCGTGCCGTAGTTGATCGCGCCGGTCTCGGAGTCGGCGAACAGCTCGGTGATCAGCCCGCGGGCGAGGAGCGTGCGCACGACGGAATCGACGTTCACGGCGCGGATCGACGCGACCTGACTGCGCGTCACCGGCTGCTTGTACGCGATGACGGCCAGCGTCTCGAGCGCGGCCTGCGAGAGCCGGGCGGGAGCCTGCCCGCCGACGAAGTCCGCGACCAGGGTGTCCAGATCCTCGCGCACGTACAGCCGCCAGCCGCCGCCGACCTCGCGGAGCTCGAAGCCGCGTCGCGGCCCCTTGCCCCGGCCGTCGTAATCCTCGACGAGGGTCTCGAGCGTCTGCCGCACAGCGGGCACGGGCGAGCCGACCGCGGCGGCGAGAGCCACCAGACCGAGCGGCTCGTCGACGATGAGCAGGATCGCCTCGATGCGCTCGGAGAGCGGGATCTCGGCGGCGGCATCCGTCACGTCATCGGTCACGTCATCAATCAGTGAATCCGTCGGTTCCGTCACGTCGTCCGTCACGGCATCCGTCGCGTCATCGGTCATAGTCGGCCCCCAGGGTCGCGAGTGTCTCGTCCGACCAGGAGTCGGCTGCCCAGCGCAGCGTGAGCTCGCCGAGCGGTTCCAGTTGTTCGAAGGACAGCGCCGCGTGCCGGTAGAGCTCCAGCACCGAGATGAAGCGCGCCACGACGATGCCCGGCTCGCTCACCCCCGCCACCAGCTCGCGGAAGCTCAGCGACTCGGTGCCGCGCAGCAGCGTCACGACGATGGCGGCCTGCTCGCGGATGCTGACCAGCGGCGCGTGCAGGTGGTCGAGGCCGACGTGCGGGATCTCCTTGGGCGCGAACGCCAGCAGTGCCAGCGCGGCGAAGTCGTCGGCGGTCAGCGACCATACGAGCTCGGGCGTCTGCCGACGGTGCTTCTCGTCGAGCCGTGCCGCGCGCACGTGCCGACGGTCTTCGCGCTGCAGGCAGCGGGAGAACCACGCCGAGACCTCCTTGAAGGCCCGGTACTGCAGCAGGCGGGCGAACAGCAGGTCGCGCGCCTCGAGCAGGGCCACCGCCTCGGCATCGACCAGCTCCCCCTGCGGCAGCAGGCCGGCGACCTTCATGTCGAGCAGCGTGGCCGCGACCACGAGGAACTCGGATGCCTGGTCCAGCTCCGCCTCATCGTCGAGCGCGCCGAGGTAGGCGATGAACTCGTTCGTGACCGCGCTCAGCGAGACCTCGGTGATGTCCATCTCATGCTTCGAGATGAGGTTGAGGAGCAGGTCGAACGGGCCGTCGAAGTTGGACAGCGAGACCCGGAAGCCGGCGTTCTCCGCCGCGACGGCATCGCCCGCGCTCTCCTCGAGCGTCGCGTCGACAGGACCCTCGCTAGGCGACGGCGCCACGGGCGACCAGCTCCCGCGCCAGCCGCAGGTATGCCTGAGCGGCCGCGTGCTCGGGGGCGAACTCGGTGATGGGCACACCCGACACCGAGGCGTCGGGGAACTTCACGGTGCGGCCGATCACGGTCTCCAGCACGTCGTCTCCGAAGGCCTCGACCACGCGCTCGAGGACCTCGCGGGAGTGCAGCGTGCGGGGGTCGTACATCGTCGCCAGCAGACCGTCCATCGTGATCGAGGGGTTCAGCCGGTCGCGCACCTTGTCGATGGTCTCGATGAGCAGGGCCACGCCGCGCAGCGCGAAGAACTCGCACTCCAGCGGGATGATCACACCGTGCGCAGCGGTCAGCGCGTTCACCGTCAGCAGGCCGAGCGACGGCTGGCAGTCGATGAGGATGACGTCGTACTCCCCCGCCACCTGGCGCAGCACGCGGGCGAGGATCGTCTCACGGGCGACCTCGTTGACCAGGTGCACCTCGGCGGCGGAGAGGTCGATGTTGGCGGGCATCACGTCGAGGCCCTCGACGCCCGAGTGCACGATCGCGTCGTGCGCGTCGCGCTTGGTGTCGAGCAGCAGGTCGTACACCGTGGGGACGTCGTGCGTCTGGATGCCGAGGCCCGCGGAGAGAGCACCCTGCGGGTCGAAGTCGACCGCGAGCACCTTGCGGCCGTATTCCGCGAGGGCGGCGGCCAGGTTGATGGAAGTCGTCGTCTTGCCGACGCCGCCCTTCTGGTTGCACAGCGCGATGATGCGCGCCGGGCCGTGGGACTTCAACGGCTCGGGGGTCGGGAACCCGTGATACGGGCGGCCGGTGGGTCCCATGGGGGTCTCGTCGGCCTTCTGTGCCTTCGCCCTGGACTTCGCCGCTTTCTCAGCCACCGGTTCTCCTGCTCCTTCGTGCTTGGTCGATTGTACCGGCCGGGCTGTGGCTCGGCCGCCTCGGCACGCGGCGCGGGCCCCTCCCGGGAATCCTGCGGGCGTGTCCGGGTCTCAGCGGGCGCGGGGATGCGAGGTCGCGTAGATGTCGCGCAGCGTGTCCACGGAGACGTGCGTGTAGATCTGGGTCGTGGCGACCGAGGAGTGTCCGAGCAGCTCCTGGACGACGCGCACGTCGGCGCCGCCCTGCAGCAGATGTGTCGCGAAGGAGTGCCGCAGCGTGTGCGGCGAGACCTCCGCTGTGATCTGGGCCTGCTCCGCCGCGGCACGGATGACGAGCCAGGCGCTCTGCCGGGACAGCGGTGCTCCGCGCGCGCCGAGGAACAGTCGCGCCGAGGCCCGCCCCTTGGCCGCGAGCTCCGGACGGACCCGGGTGAGGTAGGCGTCGACGGCCGCCCGTGCATACGACCCGATCGGGACGATGCGCTCCTTCGACCCCTTGCCGCGCAGGCGCAGCACGTCGCCGTGGGCGAGGTCGTCGACATCGAGGCCGATCGCCTCCGACACGCGGGCCCCGGTGGCGTACAGGAGTTCCAGGAGGGCACGGTCTCGCACGCCTATCGGCTCCTCCGGCGACGGCGCGGCGAGCAACCGCTCGATCTGATCGATGGTCAGGGCCTTGGGCAGTCGACGCGGAGCCTTGGGCGGGCGCAGCCGACCGCTCGGGTCGTCGTCCTCGATGCCCTCGCGCGCCAGGAACCGGTGCCACCCGCGGACGGAGGACTGCAGCCGCGCCAGGCTCGTGGATGCCGGGGCGGGCACGGCCGAGGCACGGTCCGTGATGAAGCGGTCGATGACCGCCGGAGTCACCTCCGACGTGTCGGCCACGCCTTCCGCCGCCAGCCAGTCGACGTAGCCGCCGAGGTCTCGGCGATAGGCCGCGATCGTGTGCTCGCTCAGGCCGCGCTCGATCGTGACATGACGCAGGTAGGCGTCGAGAGCGCGCTCGAGCTGCATCCCTCAGCTCCGATCGCGCAGCCTCTGCGCGGCGGCCAGCACGCCGATCGTGAGGATGCCGTTGTGCATCCGCCCGTCGAGCACGGCGTCGACGGCATCCGCGAGCGGCACCCACTCCACGCGGATGTCGGCCTCCTCGTCCTCGCGGTCATGCGCCGACGGGGCCGGCGAGACACCGGTCGCGAGGAAGATGTGGATGATCTCGTCGTTGCCGCCCGGAGTGGTCCAGGACGACACCAGCGGCTCCCAGTGCGCGGCGACGAGGTCGGCCTCCTCCGCGAGCTCGCGGCGGGCCGCCTCGAGCGGCTCCTCGCCCTCCACGTCGAGCAGGCCGGCGGGCAGCTCCCAGTCGCGATGGCGGATGGGGTGGCGGTACTGCTGGATCAGCAGGACGCGCCCCTCGTCGTCGAGTGCGAGGATCGCCACCGCGCCCGTGTGGGCGACGTACTGCCGGACGATCTCGCCGTCGCCATAGCGCACGCGGTCGGAGCGCACGTCCCACACGCGTCCCTCGTAGACGAGGTCGCTGTCGAGGACCTCCGGCTCGAACGGCTCGTCCCGGAGGTCCCGCGACGAGTCAGTCATCGGCGCTGACGTCGAACAGCTCGCTCGCCCGGTGACGCTCGATCGCGGCGCCGACGAGGCCGCGGAACAGCGGGTGCGGGTCGGTCGGACGCGAGCGCAGCTCCGGGTGGGCCTGCGTGGCGATGTAGTACGGGTGCACGTCGCGCGGCAGCTCGACGTACTCGACCAGGTCGAGCTCGGGGTTGAGACCCGAGAACACCAGTCCCGCCTCGGTGAGACGGTCGCGGTAGGCGTTGTTCACCTCGTAGCGGTGGCGGTGGCGCTCGGAGGCCTCCGGCGCACCGTACAGCTCACGGGCGAGGGAGCCTTCGGCGAGGGCCGCCTGGTAGAGACCGAGGCGCATGGTGCCGCCGAGGTCGCCGCCGTCGAGGATGTCGATCTGCTCGGCCATGGTCGCGATGACCGGCTCCGCGGTCTCCGGGTCGAACTCGCTGGAGGAGGCTCCGGCGATGCCGGCGACGTCGCGGGCGTACTCGATGACCATGCACTGCAGGCCGAGGCACAGACCGAGCGTCGGGATGCCCTGCTCGCGGGCGAACTTCAGCGCGCCGAGCTTGCCCTCGATGCCGCGGATGCCGAAGCCGCCGGGCACGCAGATGCCGTCGAGCGGGGCCAGCTGCTCCTGCGCGCCTTCCGGCGTCTCGCACAGGTCCGAGGGGATCCAGCGGATGTTGACCTTGGTCTCCTGTGCGAAGCCGCCGGCCTTGAGGGCCTCGGTCACGGAGAGGTAGGCGTCCGGCAGGTCGATGTACTTGCCGACGAGGCCGATCGTCACCTCGTGCTTGGGGTTGTGGACCGCGTGCAGCACCTTGTTCCAGCGGGTCCAGTCGACGTCGGCCGCCTTCTGGTCGAGGCCGAGGCGACGCACGATGTACGAGTCGAGGCCCTGCTCGTTCAGCGTCGAGGGGATGTCGTAGATGCTCGGCAGGTCGACCGTGTTGATGACGCCTTCGACGTCGACGTCGCACATGAGGGCGATCTTGTTCCGGTTGCTCACGCTCACCGGACGGTCGCTGCGGAGCACGAGCGCGTCGGGCTGGATGCCCACCTGGCGGAGCGCGGCGACGGAGTGCTGGGTCGGCTTGGTCTTCTGCTCCCCCGACGCGCCCATGAACGGCACGAGCGAGACGTGCACGAAGAAGACGCTGTCGCGGCCGAGCTCGTGACGGAGCTGACGAGCGGACTCGAGGAACGGCTGCGACTCGATGTCGCCGACCGTGCCGCCGACCTCGGTGATGATCACGTCGGGACGCGGGTCCTCGGAGGCCTGCAGGCGCATGCGGCGCTTGATCTCGTCGGTGATGTGCGGGATCACCTGCACCGTGTCGCCGAGGTACTCGCCGCGACGCTCACGGGCGATGACCTGCGAGTAGATCTGGCCGGTGGTGACGTTCGCCGCCTCGGACAGGTTGATGTCGAGGAAGCGCTCGTAGTGTCCGATGTCGAGGTCGGTCTCGGCGCCGTCGTCCGTGACGAAGACCTCGCCGTGCTGGAACGGGTTCATGGTGCCCGGATCCACGTTCAGGTACGGGTCGAGCTTCTGCATCACGACGCGCAGACCACGGGCCGTGAGGAGGTTGCCGAGGCTGGCAGCCGTCAGCCCCTTGCCCAAAGACGAAACGACACCACCAGTCACGAAGATGTGCTTGGTCGTGTCGTTCTTGGGTCCCGCAGAAGAAGAGTTCATCACGGGCTTCGATCCTATCAGGCGGCGGGGACGCGGAGGCTGAGAAGTTCGCGGGCGTGCGTCAGAGCGGCGTCGGAATCGGCGAGTCCGGAGAGTAGACGGGCCATCTCGGCCTCCCTCTCCGCACCTTCCAGACGGCGGACGCTGGAGGCCGTGACCGCGCCATCATTGGCTTTCACGACCGAGAGGTGGTTGTTCGCGAAGGCCGCGACCTGCGCGAGATGGGTCACCGCGATCACCTGCGACTTCTCGGCGAGTCGGGCGAGTCGCCGACCCACCTCGATCGCCGCGGCGCCGCCGATGCCGGCATCGACCTCGTCGAAGACGAACGTGGGGACCGGGTCTGTCCCGGCGATGACGACCTCGATCGCCAGCATCACGCGGGACAGCTCTCCCCCGGAGGCGCCCTTCGAGACCGAGCGGGGTTCGGCGCCCGGATGCGGGGCGAGGAGGATCGCGACGTCATCGCGACCGTGCGCGCTCTCGGCGCCCTCGGAGACCGCGACCTCGAGGCGCGCATCGGGCATCGCGAGTGCGTGGAGCTCCTCGGTCACCGCCTCACCGAGGCGAGCGGCGGCGTCGGTGCGGGCGGCCGTCAGTGCGGTCGCGTGCGCGTCCAGCTCCGCACGGGCCGCGTCGCGTTCGGCGAGGAGCCTCTCGATGCGCTCTCCGTCGTCGTCGAGCTCCGCCAGGCGCGCCGATCCGGTCTGCCAGAGCGCGAGGGCCTCGTCGAGGGAGCCGTGCGCGCGGACGAGGGTGCCGAGCGCGGCGCGGCGCTCCTCCACAGCGGCGAGCTCATGGGGCCCGGACTCGTCGAGGTCGGCGAGGTAGGCCGAGAGGAGTCCCGCAGTGTCGGCGATGCGGTAGCCGATGTCGGCGAGGCTCTCGCCGATCTCGGTCAGCTTGGCGTCGGACGCCCGCTCGAGCACACGACGCGCCTCCGCGACCAGCGCCGAGGCGTCCGGCTCGCCCTCCTCGCTCGACAGTGCTCCGTGGGCGAGGGAGGCGGCGAGGCGCAGCTCCTCGGAGTTCGCGAGGCGTTCGGCGCGCTCGGTGAGCTCCTGGTCCTCCCCCGGTTCCGGTGCCGTCGCCTCGATCAGCGCGAGCGCCTCCCGGAGGCGCGATGCCTCCTCGGCGCGGCGGTCACGGTTCTCGGTGATCTCGGTGATCTCGGTGTCGATGGTGCGCCAGCGCGTGAAGGAGCCGGCGTACAGCTCGAGCGCCTCCGCGATCGGGGCTCCGCCGAAGCGGTCCAGGGCGTCCCGCTGGGCGGCCGCGGAGCGCAGGCGCAACTGCTCGGACTGACCGTGCACGACGACGAGTTCTTCCGCGAGCGAGGAGAGCACGCCGGCCGGTGCGGCTCGTCCGC
Coding sequences:
- a CDS encoding ParA family protein; the encoded protein is MGPTGRPYHGFPTPEPLKSHGPARIIALCNQKGGVGKTTTSINLAAALAEYGRKVLAVDFDPQGALSAGLGIQTHDVPTVYDLLLDTKRDAHDAIVHSGVEGLDVMPANIDLSAAEVHLVNEVARETILARVLRQVAGEYDVILIDCQPSLGLLTVNALTAAHGVIIPLECEFFALRGVALLIETIDKVRDRLNPSITMDGLLATMYDPRTLHSREVLERVVEAFGDDVLETVIGRTVKFPDASVSGVPITEFAPEHAAAQAYLRLARELVARGAVA
- a CDS encoding prephenate dehydrogenase, giving the protein MTDTTSAPTARRAGTVAPRLSGTVRIVGAGLLGASVGHALRSKGVDVVLTDASPAQLRLAVDYGAGRLAAEDDAPSLIVVAVPPDVTADVIQAELERFPEAVVTDVASVKLDPFRTLKSRGVDLTRYIGSHPLAGRERGGAISARADLFIGRPWVVCRDEDTKASDLALVEALALDVGAMPLEMTPEEHDRSVALTSHVPQVVASLLAGRLAGAEEGALRLAGQGVRDTTRIAASAPELWVQILGANAGPVVEILDALASDLGEISDALREPAAPGARRIVAETIRQGNDGVERLPGKHGQNRRFESLIVMVDDTAGQLGRLFGELGELGVNVEDLRLEHSPGAQFGLAEISVDPAALHGAITGLQERGWRIAGNTND
- a CDS encoding NUDIX domain-containing protein → MTDSSRDLRDEPFEPEVLDSDLVYEGRVWDVRSDRVRYGDGEIVRQYVAHTGAVAILALDDEGRVLLIQQYRHPIRHRDWELPAGLLDVEGEEPLEAARRELAEEADLVAAHWEPLVSSWTTPGGNDEIIHIFLATGVSPAPSAHDREDEEADIRVEWVPLADAVDAVLDGRMHNGILTIGVLAAAQRLRDRS
- a CDS encoding CTP synthase, coding for MNSSSAGPKNDTTKHIFVTGGVVSSLGKGLTAASLGNLLTARGLRVVMQKLDPYLNVDPGTMNPFQHGEVFVTDDGAETDLDIGHYERFLDINLSEAANVTTGQIYSQVIARERRGEYLGDTVQVIPHITDEIKRRMRLQASEDPRPDVIITEVGGTVGDIESQPFLESARQLRHELGRDSVFFVHVSLVPFMGASGEQKTKPTQHSVAALRQVGIQPDALVLRSDRPVSVSNRNKIALMCDVDVEGVINTVDLPSIYDIPSTLNEQGLDSYIVRRLGLDQKAADVDWTRWNKVLHAVHNPKHEVTIGLVGKYIDLPDAYLSVTEALKAGGFAQETKVNIRWIPSDLCETPEGAQEQLAPLDGICVPGGFGIRGIEGKLGALKFAREQGIPTLGLCLGLQCMVIEYARDVAGIAGASSSEFDPETAEPVIATMAEQIDILDGGDLGGTMRLGLYQAALAEGSLARELYGAPEASERHRHRYEVNNAYRDRLTEAGLVFSGLNPELDLVEYVELPRDVHPYYIATQAHPELRSRPTDPHPLFRGLVGAAIERHRASELFDVSADD
- the xerD gene encoding site-specific tyrosine recombinase XerD — encoded protein: MQLERALDAYLRHVTIERGLSEHTIAAYRRDLGGYVDWLAAEGVADTSEVTPAVIDRFITDRASAVPAPASTSLARLQSSVRGWHRFLAREGIEDDDPSGRLRPPKAPRRLPKALTIDQIERLLAAPSPEEPIGVRDRALLELLYATGARVSEAIGLDVDDLAHGDVLRLRGKGSKERIVPIGSYARAAVDAYLTRVRPELAAKGRASARLFLGARGAPLSRQSAWLVIRAAAEQAQITAEVSPHTLRHSFATHLLQGGADVRVVQELLGHSSVATTQIYTHVSVDTLRDIYATSHPRAR
- the scpB gene encoding SMC-Scp complex subunit ScpB; its protein translation is MTDDATDAVTDDVTEPTDSLIDDVTDDVTDAAAEIPLSERIEAILLIVDEPLGLVALAAAVGSPVPAVRQTLETLVEDYDGRGKGPRRGFELREVGGGWRLYVREDLDTLVADFVGGQAPARLSQAALETLAVIAYKQPVTRSQVASIRAVNVDSVVRTLLARGLITELFADSETGAINYGTTDALLQHLGINSLDELPPISPLLDDGADGFDEGTIR
- a CDS encoding pseudouridine synthase, whose translation is MTGFDASADSEGAPEGVRLQKVLAAAGVASRRVVEQYIAEGRIRVNGIVVSEQGRRIDPEHDLVDVDGTAIQLDVSKRYVMLNKPTGVVSSMKDENGRPDLRRFTEKYEERLYNVGRLDAETSGLLILTNDGALAHVLAHPSFGVTKVYIAKVEGTVLPQTISKLTKGIELEDGPIAADKARLLDTSREESLVELTLHSGRNRIVRRMLAAVGHPVTELVRRQFGPLHLGTLPAGKTRELSKIELGALLTLSRRDSGVAEAPGEQESE
- a CDS encoding segregation and condensation protein A, with the translated sequence MAPSPSEGPVDATLEESAGDAVAAENAGFRVSLSNFDGPFDLLLNLISKHEMDITEVSLSAVTNEFIAYLGALDDEAELDQASEFLVVAATLLDMKVAGLLPQGELVDAEAVALLEARDLLFARLLQYRAFKEVSAWFSRCLQREDRRHVRAARLDEKHRRQTPELVWSLTADDFAALALLAFAPKEIPHVGLDHLHAPLVSIREQAAIVVTLLRGTESLSFRELVAGVSEPGIVVARFISVLELYRHAALSFEQLEPLGELTLRWAADSWSDETLATLGADYDR
- the recN gene encoding DNA repair protein RecN translates to MIEEMRMQGLGVIADAVLPLGPGFTAITGETGAGKTMVVTGLGLLLGQRADSGAVRAGAAQASVAGVWIVPERGDVAEIVADAGGELEPAGSGTAELYVSRTLSAEGRSRASVGGRAAPAGVLSSLAEELVVVHGQSEQLRLRSAAAQRDALDRFGGAPIAEALELYAGSFTRWRTIDTEITEITENRDRRAEEASRLREALALIEATAPEPGEDQELTERAERLANSEELRLAASLAHGALSSEEGEPDASALVAEARRVLERASDAKLTEIGESLADIGYRIADTAGLLSAYLADLDESGPHELAAVEERRAALGTLVRAHGSLDEALALWQTGSARLAELDDDGERIERLLAERDAARAELDAHATALTAARTDAAARLGEAVTEELHALAMPDARLEVAVSEGAESAHGRDDVAILLAPHPGAEPRSVSKGASGGELSRVMLAIEVVIAGTDPVPTFVFDEVDAGIGGAAAIEVGRRLARLAEKSQVIAVTHLAQVAAFANNHLSVVKANDGAVTASSVRRLEGAEREAEMARLLSGLADSDAALTHARELLSLRVPAA